In the Spirochaetales bacterium genome, TGTTCGTCATGTTCGACGACAATGAGGGTGTTGCCGATATCGCGGAGATGAAGCAGGGTATCGAGAAGCCGCTCATTGTCCCGTTGATGAAGACCGATCGTCGGTTCATCGAGAATATAGAGGACTCCGACGAGTTGCGAACCGATCTGCGTCGCCAGCCTGATTCGTTGTGCCTCACCTCCGGACAGGGTCGATGCCTTCCTTTCCAGTGTGAGGTATCGGAGACCCACGCTTTCCATAAATTTCAGGCGTGCGGTAATTTCCTTGATGATCTGGCGGGCGATTTTCTTTTCCGTCTCCGAAAGTACGATGTCATTGAAAAAACGGGAAGCATCTCCGATCGTAAATCCGCTTATCTCGAAAATATTCTTCCCGCCGACGGTGACGGCAAGGCTCTCTTTTTTCAATCGCTTGCCGCCGCATTCCGTGCACTCTTTCTGACTCATATACAACTCGAGCCACTGCTTCACCCCATCCGATTGCGTTTCGAAATACCGCCGTTTCAAATCATTCAATACCCCGCGGTAGTGTGTGGAGTATTCATACCTTCCACCGCGTTCTCTGTTTTCATATTTGATCTGTATCTTTTCCTTTGTCCCGTATAAAAGCTCGTGCAGCACATGATCCGGCAATTGATCCAGCGGGGTGTCGAGAGTAAATCCATAATGATCGGCCAACGATGAAAAAATACTTCTGTACCAGTTCGCCTGCGGGTTATAAGGGGCAATGCCGTGTTGATTAAACGAAAGGCTTCTGTCCGGCATGACCAGATCGGGATCGAACTCGAGGGTAATGCCGAGGCCGGAGCAATTGGGGCAAGCTCCATAGGGGTTGTTGAACGAAAAAAGACGCGGCTGTAATTCCCCGATACTGATCCCGCACTCCCGGCACGCGTTTACCTGTGAGAAAAACTCTTCCCGTTCCCCTGATTTATCGTATATGAGGAGAATCAACTTCCCCTCACCCACCTCGAGCGCCGTTTCGACGGCATCTGCTGTGTCCTTTCTTTTATCCGGTGCGATCTTTATCCTTGTTACGACAATCTCGACTGAATGTTTGGAGTTTTTGTCCAGGTTTATTGTATCGTCTATATCATAGATCATCCCGTCGACGCGTACTCTGGCGAATCCCGAACTTTTTATATCCTGAAGTATTTTCTGCTGTGTGCCCTTTTTCCCCTTGACCAGCGGCGCCAGAATGGCCGTCTTGGTTCCATGCCGCAGACTCATAATCGAATCGATAATCATATCGACCGATTGTTCCTGAATTTCCCTTCCGCATTCGGGACAATGCGGTATCCCGATTCTCGCAAAAAGCAGCCTCAGATAATCGTATATCTCCGTGACCGTGCCTACCGTCGATCTGGGATTTCTGTGGGTCGTTTTTTGTTCGATCGATATCGCGGGAGAAAGGCCTTCGATATAATCGACATCCGGTTTATCGAGTCTTCCTAAAAACTGACGTGCGTAGGCGGAAAGTGATTCGACATACCGTCGTTGCCCTTCGGCGAAAATGGTATCAAACGCCAGCGATGATTTTCCCGACCCGCTGATACCCGAAATAATAATGAGTTTATTTCGCGGGAGTTCGAGATGTATGTTTTTCAGGTTGTGTTCCCGCGCACCTTTTATGATGATATGTTTCATACGACGAACTTATTAACCTTATAAGCGTTTTTCGAGAAGGCTTTTCATTCCTTATCAGGTTCTTTCTGTGTAACCAATAAACGGGAAAAAGTCAATCACACCGCAAAACGTTTCTTTTTTTTCTTTACATCACATATTCATCATGATAGAATTATCGGGGATATTTCCGGGCTGATTGCACGATTACGGCTTAGATGAACGACATTGCCGCATGACATTCAATCAACATCGACCCGGATATATGACGGAAAGGAGGCGTTTCGGAAAGAACCGGTGTAGACTGCCGTCATACGCACCGGCTATTAATAAAAAATCAAACACAACTAAAAATGGAGGCAAAAAATGTACAAAAAAATAATAATTTTCATCACCGGCCTTCTTATCGTATCAACATGCCCTGCCCTTGCACAAGAAGGCTGCACATGCCTTTCCGGATGCGAATCGGTAAGCGATACTTCGACTAATTTCGAAAAAAACGGAAAAGGAGACTTTTGTTTTCGTTTCGACTGTATCGGCGGCTATATCAATTCATGGAATATGGAAACCGTTGAGATCAATAATGTCGATATCACCAATAAGTGGGTGCCCGCGATCTCGTTACCTGAAAAAATCGACGGCGTTTATTATGTTTTCTGCCGGGGAAATAATGAATGGAGTCATTTTGAAGCGATCGGCGGTTGCGGGTCGACGATTGAATCGACACCTGTTCCATTCGTTGCAGATATACCTGCCGCTGTCACGGTATCGTCGGAAGGAGATGGGGCCGTCGACATATCGGTATTTCCTCCCACACAGAC is a window encoding:
- the uvrA gene encoding excinuclease ABC subunit UvrA — encoded protein: MKHIIIKGAREHNLKNIHLELPRNKLIIISGISGSGKSSLAFDTIFAEGQRRYVESLSAYARQFLGRLDKPDVDYIEGLSPAISIEQKTTHRNPRSTVGTVTEIYDYLRLLFARIGIPHCPECGREIQEQSVDMIIDSIMSLRHGTKTAILAPLVKGKKGTQQKILQDIKSSGFARVRVDGMIYDIDDTINLDKNSKHSVEIVVTRIKIAPDKRKDTADAVETALEVGEGKLILLIYDKSGEREEFFSQVNACRECGISIGELQPRLFSFNNPYGACPNCSGLGITLEFDPDLVMPDRSLSFNQHGIAPYNPQANWYRSIFSSLADHYGFTLDTPLDQLPDHVLHELLYGTKEKIQIKYENRERGGRYEYSTHYRGVLNDLKRRYFETQSDGVKQWLELYMSQKECTECGGKRLKKESLAVTVGGKNIFEISGFTIGDASRFFNDIVLSETEKKIARQIIKEITARLKFMESVGLRYLTLERKASTLSGGEAQRIRLATQIGSQLVGVLYILDEPTIGLHQRDNERLLDTLLHLRDIGNTLIVVEHDEQCLKKADYIVDLGPGAGIHGGYIVAQGTCREIMENVNSLTGQYLSGRLTIGNVEKRRNGNGMYLSIKGASEHNLKHIDVHIPQGAFTVITGVSGSGKSTLLTDLIYPAVANRLRRTRYKEGRYDSIEGTETFDKIINIDQSPIGRTPRSNPATYVGLFGPIRNLFASLPESKARGYKAGRFSFNVKGGRCENCQGAGTIKIEMHFLPDVYITCDACKGKRYNQETLDIRYKGKNIYEVLDMTIEEAARFFDKIPGILVKLETLLAVGLGYIKLGQSALTLSGGEAQRVKLSLELSKRSTGKTLYLLDEPTTGLHFDDVKKLLEVLSLLVDNGNTIILIEHNLDVIKQADYIIDLGPEGGDRGGEVVVAGTPEEVTQCKKSFTGRYLKPVMQKNR